TCTACTTTTTCCATTATGGGCGTGTTTTCACAATGCAAGCAGACCGCTTTCATTGAGCCATTTATTTCTCGTAAAACGCCCTTACAGTCGCCTTTATTTACATAATCAGAGCAACCATAAAATGAGACACCATTCAATCCTCTTTGTATCATTTTAGGTGTGTTACAAACAGAACAAATCAAATATCCTCTGACTCTCTTAATATTAAACTTAGAAAAATTATTACTCACATTGTAACTCGTAGCTAGACTCATATTGCAAACAACTACTCTTAAATCTAAAAAAGAATTTATAGGTTGCTTGTGTAAGTCATGCAGTGAGTAATAAACCACTACAACGCCTAAATTTTTGAAATTTTCTCTCATTCTTTCTTCAGTCAAAATCGTTGTTTTGCCTCAATCTTTAGTCTCTTTGGCTTCAGTTGGTTCGTTGGTAACGCTTGTTGCTTGAGATTTTTGGGTTTCGTTATTGACAGTTGTTGCCGCTTTAGATTGCTTTTTGAACAATTTTTCAGTTAATTTCACTAAGTTGATATTAGAAAAAGACAAAAAGATTCCTATTGCGACAAAGATTATCCCAACAATCCCCATAGCACCGCTCAAGACACAACATAAAACCCCTGCTCCAATGAGACCTAATGAATCATAACGCTTATCAGTCAAATTGTTTTTGAAAAAATTTACAAAAGCGTTTGGTTTTTTTGTTTCATGAGTTGCTTCAGTTGTATTGATTGTGTCAGCCATAGCATTACCTCCATAATGGTATATTTTCAATTTGTTACTACTATGAAACAAATCCATGTCATTATAGCAAAAAATATAAAACCATCTCCATGTTGTCATTATGCTGTTGTTTGTAATTTAAAAAAGATGATAAAACAGGCTAAAGAATGGCTCAAATTGTAAAAGGACTTGACATGTTTAAAGATTTTTATCGCACCACCCTCTCTTTTTTAAAGCCTTTATTGCTTTTATTGGGCTTATTGTTGCCGTTTTCACTTTGTATAGCTGATGAATATATTAGCATAAGTGATGATTGGGATGAAAGGGCGCGAAATCAGTGGGATGAAATTGCGCGAAATCATAAGACATATTATTTTGAAAATGGTTTAGACCATTTTAATCAAGGCCAATACAAACAAGCCTTTAAAGATTTTAAATTGGCGCAAGAATACAGCATTGGGCTTGGCAGCGTTTATTTAGCCAAAATGTATTTGGAGGGAAAGGGCGTGAAAGTGGATTACAAAAAAGCGCAATTCTATGCACAAAACGCTATCAAAGGGTATGGGAGCGGGTTGTTAGGGGGCGCTTTAATTTTAGGACGCATGCAAGTGCAAGGCTTAGGGATGAAAAAGGATTTGAAACAAGCGCTCAAGACTTACAGGCATGTGGTTCGCATGTTTTCTAATAAAAGCACAAATTATTTTGCTAACAATTTTAGATTACCAAACCTTGCGTTCACTAGTATGCTTATTGGATCGCGATTCATTGATCTTTCAGGTTTGAGCGCGAATCCTATAAAATTTGGAAAGAAATTTGGAATACTTGTTAAGAAAGCCCTTCAAATCAAAGATAATACACTTTCTTGGGAAGACATTGCTGAAATTTCAAGCAATATTATTTTACTCAAACAACAAATGGGGGAGATCCTTTATAGAATTGGGATCGCTTATAAAGAAGGGCTTGGCACTAGAAAGAAAAAGGACAGGGCTAAAAAATTCTTGCAAAAATCCGCAGAATTTGGCTATGAAAAAGCCATGGAAGCTCTGTAATTTTAGAAAATACACCTACCTAATCTTTACTATCACTTGGCTAAAATCAAGTTCTTTGCTTTAATCTTAAAAAATACCTTTGAGTATTTTTTAAATCTTATCATCGACACTCTATTAAAGTGGGATTATTAACCCACTCATTCAATTCTAGCATGAATAAGTGGTGATAAATTCAAAAGGATGGGGTTTGCTCTCCCATGGGAACACTTCAGCGTTGAATTTAAGAGATTGATAGGCTTGAATAAATTCTTCGCTAAAGACCTGCCCCTCTTTTAAATACTGCTTATCGGCTAGCATTTCTTCTAACGATCTCCTTAAAGTGTGGGGCATTTGTTTGATACCTTTTTCCCTAATTTCATCTAAAGTCAATTTGAAAAGGTTGATATCCATCGCTTCGCCGGGATCCATTTTGTTTTTAACGCCATCCATGCCTGCCATTAAAATCGCTGCAAAAGCCAAGTAGGGGTTTGATGAGCTGTCCGGGAATCTGAATTCAAACCTAGCACTATTTTTAGAAATCCCATAAGGGATACGCACGCTCGCACTCCTGTTATTAGCCGAATAAGTTAAAATAGATGGGGCTTCATATCCCGGAATCAGGCGTTTGTAAGAGTTAGTGGAAGCGTTAGTGAAAGCGGCTAACCCTCTAGCGTGGCGCAACACGCCCCCTAAAAAATGCAAGGCAAACTCACTCAAGCCCTTGTAAGTTTCGCCGCTAAAAAGGTTTTCGTTGTTTTTCCAAACGCTCACATGGGTGTGCATCCCGCTCCCGTTATCCCTGTATAAAGGTTTTGGCATGAAAGTGGCGGTTTTCCCGTTTAAATGAGCGACCATTTTAACCACGTATTTGAGTTTTTGGACATTATCAGCCGCTTCCACTAAATCCCCAAATTTCACGCCCACTTCGCCTTGCGCTTGCGCAACTTCATGATGGACGACAAAAGTTTCTAACCCCACTTGGTTTAAGACTTTCACAATTTCAGTGCGAATATCCATCATCGTATCCGTTGGCGGCACAGGCAAATAGCCCCCTTGCTTGCCCGGTCTATGCCCAAAATTCACGCCATTTTCAAAGCTCTTATCCCGATTCCATTCGCCCTCTTCGCTATCCACTTCGTAATATTGGGAATTGGAAGCGTCTTTAATCTTAATGGAATCAAAGATGAAAAATTCGCTCTCCGCGCCAAAATAAGCCACATCGCCCAAACCTGAATCTTTCAAATGTTGCAAGGCTTTTTTAGCGATACTTCTAGGGCATTTTTCATAAGGCTGGTTTTTATACACATCATACACATCGCAAAACACGACCACGCTCACATCCGCACTAAAAGGGTCAATGAAATAACGCACCAAATCGGGGGTTAAAATCATATCTGAATGTTCAATGCCTTGCCAGCCTTTAAAACAACTCGCATCAAAAGGAATCCCCTCTTTAAACATGCCATGCGTTAAAGCCCCAAAAGAATAAGCGATGTGATTCCAAGTGCCTTTAATATCGCTGAATCTAAAATCCACAAATTCCACTTCATTTTCTTTGCAAAATTCAAAAAATTCTTTGATCTTGCTTTCACTATTTTGAGTTCTTACTATCATTAACCACCTTTAATTGTTATGAATTGAGTTTGATTGATAGGGGTGATTATAGCATTTATGGGGTAAAAAAGTAAAATTGACGCCCTAAATTTTTCCCTAAATTTTTAGAGACTAAAAACCACCTTTTTTAAAATCTTGGCATTCTGTTTTCTTTTTTTGTGGTAATATTCGTTTGCTAGTTATTAGGTATAGTTAGCCATATCCTGGAAATAGGGGTATGATTTTAAATTTCATATAAGGAAATATTATGAAAAAAAATAAAGATAACTTTACTGTTTCAGATGGCGTTTACTATGATAGATACGGCAACCCTTTAAAAGGTGGTGCTATACAAGTTTGTAGAGCCAAACATTTGAATGGTGGTCTTAAGCAGACTTTAGATCAAAATGAAGAACTTAAGAAAGCACTCTTTTATTCACTTTCTCTTCTTTCTACTATGGGTATTAGATTTCAATAAAAAAGTATCATAGTTAAACTCTTGCATCCACATGGGTGCGAGTTGGTCAAGGCAATTAGCTTTTGTAGTTAAGAAAATGCCTTTAAAGGTTTTTAAATCAATGTTTTGTTGAATATGGAGTTTTTATTTTGACTCCGCTCCAATCAAGCGTTGATAATAAAATTTAAATTAAACAATGGAGAACTTGACTTTAATTTTAATTTTAATTTTAATTTTAGCCAAGCGATAACTTCTTAAAGCGTTCGTAGGGTTTTAGGGGATTTTGAGAGGGGGATTATTTCAAAATACCCAACTACCCCCTTAAAGTTTTATAAAAACATCATTAAAAAGCTTAAAAACAAACTTCTTTCAAAAAAATTAAAAAAATTTTAGCGATCAACATTTGATGAGAATAGAGCCTTTTTTATTATAAAAAGAGTATAATTACAAGTTACTTACAACTTAAAGGGGATATGATGAAAGTTCTATTATTAGAAGATGTGAAAAATTTAGGCAAAGCGGGTGAAGTGTGTGAGGTTAAAGATGGCTATGGGAATAACTTTTTAATCGCTAACCAAAAAGCCAAACTCGCCACTAACGAAGTGATCAACAAATACAAAGCCGAAGTTAAAAAGAAAGCGGAAAAAGAAGCCCTAGAAAAGGCGCAAAAATTGCAAATGGTAGAAACCTTACAAACCATCACGCTGACTATCCATAAAAAAGTCGGCGCGAACGGCTCTTTATTTGGAGCGATCACTAAAGAAGAGATCACGGAGCGTTTGAAAGAGCAGCATGCGAGTTTAAATTTAGATAAAAAAGACATTGAGCTCAAACACCCAATTAAAAGCACAGGGATTTATGAGATTGAAGTCAAGCTTGGATCGGGGATTGCGGGTGCGTTTAAAATTGATGTGGTGGCTGAGTAGAAAATGTTTGAAGCGACGACGATTCTAGGCTATAGAGGGGAGATGGAGGGCAAGAAGTTCGCGCTCATTGGAGGCGATGGGCAGGTAACTTTGGGCAATTGCGTGGTCAAAGCCAATGCGACAAAAATCAGAAGCTTGTATCACAACCAGGTTTTAAGTGGGTTTGCCGGGAGCACCGCAGACGCTTTTAGCTTGTTTGATATGTTTGAACGCATTTTAGAGAGTAAAAAGGGGGATTTGTTTAAAAGCGTAGTGGATTTCAGCAAAGAATGGCGCAAAGACAAGTATTTACGCCGACTAGAGGCGATGATGATCGTTTTAAATTTGGATCACATTTTCATTTTGAGCGGCACGGGCGATGTTTTAGAGGCTGAAGACAATAAGATCGCTGCTATTGGGAGTGGGGGGAATTACGCCTTAAGCGCGGCTAGGGCTTTAGATCATTTCGCTCATTTAGAGCCTAGAAAACTCGTAGAAGAGTCCTTAAAAATCGCAGGGGATCTTTGCATTTACACCAACACGAATATTAAAATTTTGGAGCTTTAATGTCTAAATTGAATATGACCCCAAGAGAAATTGTCGCTTATTTAGATGAATACATCATTGGGCAAAAGGAAGCTAAAAAGTCTATCGCTATCGCTTTTAGGAATCGTTACAGGCGTTTGCAACTGGAAAAATCCTTACAAGAAGAAATCACGCCTAAAAACATTTTAATGATTGGCTCTACTGGCGTGGGTAAAACTGAAATCGCTAGAAGAATAGCAAAAATCATGAAACTCCCCTTTGTGAAAGTGGAAGCGAGCAAATACACAGAAGTGGGTTTTGTGGGGCGCGATGTGGAGTCTATGGTAAGGGATTTAGTCAATAACAGCGTGCTTTTAGTGGAAAATGAGCATAAAGAAAAACTAAAAGACAAGATTGAGGAAGCGGTTATAGAAAAAATCGCTAAAAAACTCCTACCCCCCTTGCCTAATGGGGTGAGCGAAGAAAAAAAACAAGAATACGCTAACAGCCTTTTGAAAATGCAACAAAGAATCGTGCAAGGCGAGTTGGATAGCCGAGAAATTGAAATTGAAGTGCGTAAAAAAAGCATAGAGATTGATTCTAATGTGCCGCCTGAAATTCTAAGGGTTCAAGAAAATGTGATTAAGTTTTTCCATAAAGAACAGGATAAAGTCAAAAAAACTTTAAGCGTTAAAGAGGCTAAAGAAGCCCTAAAGGCAGAAATTAGCGACACGCTTTTAGATGGCGAAGCCATTAAAATGGAAGGCTTGAAGCGCGCGGAAAGTTCAGGGGTGATTTTTATTGATGAAATTGATAAGATCGCTGTAAGCTCTAAAGAAGGAGGCCGTCAAGATCCCAGTAAAGAGGGGGTTCAAAGGGATTTGTTGCCGATTGTGGAGGGGAGTGTGGTGAATACGAAGTATGGTTCTATCAAAACGGAGCATATTTTATTCATTGCAGCAGGGGCGTTTCATCTTTCTAAACCAAGCGATTTGATCCCTGAATTGCAGGGGCGTTTCCCTTTAAGGGTGGAGTTAGAGAATTTAACCGAAGAAATCATGTATATGATTTTAACTCAAACTAAAACCTCTATCATCAAGCAATACCAAGCCCTTTTAAAAGTGGAGGGCGTAGAAATTGCGTTTGAAGACGATGCGATCAAAGAGTTAGCCAAACTTTCTTATAACGCCAATCAAAAAAGCGAAGATATAGGCGCTAGAAGGTTGCACACCACCATTGAAAAAGTGCTAGAAGACATTAGTTTTGAAGCGGAGGATTATTCGGGGCAACATATCACTATCACTAAAGAATTGGTTCAATCAAAGCTAGAGGATTTAGTGGCTGATGAAAATTTGGTGAAGTATATTTTATGATGAAAACTAAGGCGGGCTTTGTAGCTCTTATAGGCAAACCAAACGCTGGAAAAAGCACTCTTTTAAACACTTTATTAAACGCTCATTTAGCCCTTGTTTCGCATAAGGCTAATGCGACCAGAAAATTGATGAAATGCATCGTGCCTTTTAAAGACAAAGAAGGGTATGAGAGCCAGATCATTTTTTTAGACACACCAGGGCTCCATCATCAAGAAAAATTACTCAACCAGTGCATGCTCTCACAGGCTTTAAAAGCGATGAGCGATGCTGAATTGTGCGTTTTTTTAGCTTCTGTGCATGACGATTTAAAAGGCTATGAAGAGTTTTTAAATTTGTGCCAAAAACCCCATATCTTGGCTTTGAGTAAGATTGATATGGCCACGCATAAGCAGGTTTTACAAAAATTACAAGAGTATCAAAAATATTCATCGCAATTTTTAGATTTAATACCTTTGAGCGCGAAAAAATCTCAAAATTTAAACGTGCTTTTAGAATGCATCAGCAAGCATTTAAGCCCTAGCGCATGGCTTTTTGAAAAGGATTTGATGAGCGATGAAAAAATGCGCGATATTTATAAGGAAATCATTAGGGAGAGTTTGTTTGATTTTTTGAGCGATGAAATCCCTTATGAAAGCGATGTGATGATTGATAAATTTATAGAAGAAGAACGCATAGACAAGGTGTATGCGCGTATTATCGTAGAAAAAGAAAGCCAAAAAAAAATCGTGATAGGCAAAAACGGGGTGAATATCAAACGCATCGGGACTAACGCGCGATTGAAAATGCAAGAAGTGGGCGAAAAAAAGGTTTTTTTAAACTTGCAAGTGATCGCTCAAAAATCATGGAGCAAGGAAGAAAAGAGCTTGCAAAAACTGGGCTATATCTATCAAAGGAATAGGGATTGAAAAAAATATTACCGGCTCTGTTAATGGGGTTTGTGGGATTGAATGCTAGTGATCGTTTGTTAGAAATCATGCACCTTTATCAAAAACAAGGCTTGGAAGTGGTGGGTCAAAAGTTGGATTCTTATTTAGCGGATAAATCTTTTTGGGCAGAAGAACTTCAAAACAAGGACACGGATTTTGGCTATTATCAAAACAAGCAGTTTTTATTTGTGGCTAATAAATCCAAGCCCAGTTTGGAGTTTTATGAAATAGAAAATAACATGCTTAAAAAAATCAACAGCTCTAAAGCCCTTGTAGGCTCTAAAAAGGGCGATAAAACTTTAGAGGGCGATTTGGCCACGCCTATTGGAGTGTATCGTATCACGCAGAAATTAGAGCGTTTGGATCAATATTATGGCGTTTTGGCTTTTGTAACGAATTACCCTAATTTGTATGACACCTTGAAAAAACGCACCGGGCATGGCATTTGGGTGCATGGAATGCCTTTAAATGGCGATCGGAATGAATTGAACACCAAGGGCTGTATTGCGATTGAAAACCCGCTTTTAAGCTCTTATGATAAGGTGTTAAAAGGCGAAAAAGCGTTCCTCATCACCTATGAAGACAAGTTTTCCCCTAGTACTAAAGAGGAATTGAGCATGATTTTAAGCTCCCTTTTCCAATGGAAAGAAGCTTGGACTAGGGGCGATTTTGAACGCTACATGCGTTTTTATAACCCCAATTTCACTCGCTATGACGGCATGAAATTCAACGCTTTTAAAGAGTATAAAAAAAGGGTGTTTGCAAAAAATGAAAAAAAGAATATCGCTTTTTCTTCTATCAATGTGATCCCTTACCCCAACTCTCAAAACAAACGCTTGTTTTATGTGGTGTTTGACCAAGATTACAAGGCCTACCAGCAAAACAAGCTCTCTTATAGCTCCAATTCTCAAAAAGAACTCTATATAGAGATTGAAAACAATCAAGTGTCTATTATAATGGAAAAATAAGCTAGGGATAGACGCTGAAGTCAAGGCCACGATAAAAGACAAAGTAATGGAATCCAAAATCATTGGCATTAGAAATAATCGTGCAACTTTACAGAGTGAAAAAGGAAATGAAGCTTTAAAAATAACAAATGATTAAGAAATATTAATTAAGAATTATGAATAGAGGATTTTAGGAGTTGTGAGGGTGAAGCATGGCATTAGTTTTGTAGATGTGAGTATTCCATATTCATGGATATAAGTTAAGTCTTTGTTTGGAAAGAATTGAAGATATAGGGGAATTCACTCTATTTTGCTTGCATGCTTTTGGGGATGGATTAAATCTTAATGAATTATCGCAAGTTACAGAGATTGACCCTATAACCATTCAAAAACACCTGGATTTTTTAGTAAAGCGGGGTTTTGTCAATGAAAAACACAAGATTAGTGCTTATGGGCGCAACATTTTAAAATTACACGATGAAATCAACAAATTTAATCGCGCAAATCGGGCGGTGTTTTTGGAAAATGCAGCGAGAGAAAAAATAAAAAGATGGCGTGAACGCCAAGAGCTAACAGATTGTTCTCGTGGGTGGCTCATCGCAGGAGAAGATTTAAGCCTACAAGAATTTGAGGAGCTTTATAATGCACGCAAGGATATTGATCAGGTATTGCGCTTATTGGATAATACGAAAGATTTCAAAGATGTTTCAGATGAGATTAGGATGCGTTTAGAACCAAAGGAAGTAGAGCGGTTTTTAGTTTTTAAAATCAATCCAAAGGCGCTAACGCATGCAAAGATCGAAGGGAAAACATATATCCGTGCAATCCATGGGGAGCAAGAGTGTTTTATAGAGATAGAAACACTCTGCAAGCAACTATGATAAGCATCGATCTCTTTAAAACCGATGGGCGTTTTGCGCGTGGTATGCGCAACACAAAAATCATCTATAGTGCCATACGCTATGGAGCAAAAGGAATTGCTAAAGTGAGTCCGGTCTTAGTCTGTGTGGATGTGGTGATTAGTTTGGCTGATATGATCCATTCCTATGGCCAATATCGTGCCGCTAAAGAGCAAACCAAACAACTAGAAATAATACGCAATACTTTAAAGAAAACAATATGAAAATCTTTTGATAGAATTAAGATTAGACAAACAGAAGCTCAGATTACAGCTTGCCCAAGACTTAGAAAAGATAGATGCTAGAATACGCAAGAATGCGGATAAAATGCATCTGCTTAAATTAGCTTATGAAAACAGCTTTATGG
This DNA window, taken from Helicobacter pylori, encodes the following:
- the rplI gene encoding 50S ribosomal protein L9, producing the protein MKVLLLEDVKNLGKAGEVCEVKDGYGNNFLIANQKAKLATNEVINKYKAEVKKKAEKEALEKAQKLQMVETLQTITLTIHKKVGANGSLFGAITKEEITERLKEQHASLNLDKKDIELKHPIKSTGIYEIEVKLGSGIAGAFKIDVVAE
- the glnA gene encoding type I glutamate--ammonia ligase, which codes for MIVRTQNSESKIKEFFEFCKENEVEFVDFRFSDIKGTWNHIAYSFGALTHGMFKEGIPFDASCFKGWQGIEHSDMILTPDLVRYFIDPFSADVSVVVFCDVYDVYKNQPYEKCPRSIAKKALQHLKDSGLGDVAYFGAESEFFIFDSIKIKDASNSQYYEVDSEEGEWNRDKSFENGVNFGHRPGKQGGYLPVPPTDTMMDIRTEIVKVLNQVGLETFVVHHEVAQAQGEVGVKFGDLVEAADNVQKLKYVVKMVAHLNGKTATFMPKPLYRDNGSGMHTHVSVWKNNENLFSGETYKGLSEFALHFLGGVLRHARGLAAFTNASTNSYKRLIPGYEAPSILTYSANNRSASVRIPYGISKNSARFEFRFPDSSSNPYLAFAAILMAGMDGVKNKMDPGEAMDINLFKLTLDEIREKGIKQMPHTLRRSLEEMLADKQYLKEGQVFSEEFIQAYQSLKFNAEVFPWESKPHPFEFITTYSC
- the era gene encoding GTPase Era; the encoded protein is MKTKAGFVALIGKPNAGKSTLLNTLLNAHLALVSHKANATRKLMKCIVPFKDKEGYESQIIFLDTPGLHHQEKLLNQCMLSQALKAMSDAELCVFLASVHDDLKGYEEFLNLCQKPHILALSKIDMATHKQVLQKLQEYQKYSSQFLDLIPLSAKKSQNLNVLLECISKHLSPSAWLFEKDLMSDEKMRDIYKEIIRESLFDFLSDEIPYESDVMIDKFIEEERIDKVYARIIVEKESQKKIVIGKNGVNIKRIGTNARLKMQEVGEKKVFLNLQVIAQKSWSKEEKSLQKLGYIYQRNRD
- a CDS encoding tetratricopeptide repeat protein, giving the protein MFKDFYRTTLSFLKPLLLLLGLLLPFSLCIADEYISISDDWDERARNQWDEIARNHKTYYFENGLDHFNQGQYKQAFKDFKLAQEYSIGLGSVYLAKMYLEGKGVKVDYKKAQFYAQNAIKGYGSGLLGGALILGRMQVQGLGMKKDLKQALKTYRHVVRMFSNKSTNYFANNFRLPNLAFTSMLIGSRFIDLSGLSANPIKFGKKFGILVKKALQIKDNTLSWEDIAEISSNIILLKQQMGEILYRIGIAYKEGLGTRKKKDRAKKFLQKSAEFGYEKAMEAL
- the cag1 gene encoding cag pathogenicity island protein Cag1, yielding MADTINTTEATHETKKPNAFVNFFKNNLTDKRYDSLGLIGAGVLCCVLSGAMGIVGIIFVAIGIFLSFSNINLVKLTEKLFKKQSKAATTVNNETQKSQATSVTNEPTEAKETKD
- the csd6 gene encoding cell shape-determining L,D-carboxypeptidase Csd6, with translation MKKILPALLMGFVGLNASDRLLEIMHLYQKQGLEVVGQKLDSYLADKSFWAEELQNKDTDFGYYQNKQFLFVANKSKPSLEFYEIENNMLKKINSSKALVGSKKGDKTLEGDLATPIGVYRITQKLERLDQYYGVLAFVTNYPNLYDTLKKRTGHGIWVHGMPLNGDRNELNTKGCIAIENPLLSSYDKVLKGEKAFLITYEDKFSPSTKEELSMILSSLFQWKEAWTRGDFERYMRFYNPNFTRYDGMKFNAFKEYKKRVFAKNEKKNIAFSSINVIPYPNSQNKRLFYVVFDQDYKAYQQNKLSYSSNSQKELYIEIENNQVSIIMEK
- a CDS encoding MarR family transcriptional regulator; the encoded protein is MERIEDIGEFTLFCLHAFGDGLNLNELSQVTEIDPITIQKHLDFLVKRGFVNEKHKISAYGRNILKLHDEINKFNRANRAVFLENAAREKIKRWRERQELTDCSRGWLIAGEDLSLQEFEELYNARKDIDQVLRLLDNTKDFKDVSDEIRMRLEPKEVERFLVFKINPKALTHAKIEGKTYIRAIHGEQECFIEIETLCKQL
- the hslV gene encoding ATP-dependent protease subunit HslV, translating into MFEATTILGYRGEMEGKKFALIGGDGQVTLGNCVVKANATKIRSLYHNQVLSGFAGSTADAFSLFDMFERILESKKGDLFKSVVDFSKEWRKDKYLRRLEAMMIVLNLDHIFILSGTGDVLEAEDNKIAAIGSGGNYALSAARALDHFAHLEPRKLVEESLKIAGDLCIYTNTNIKILEL
- the hslU gene encoding HslU--HslV peptidase ATPase subunit codes for the protein MSKLNMTPREIVAYLDEYIIGQKEAKKSIAIAFRNRYRRLQLEKSLQEEITPKNILMIGSTGVGKTEIARRIAKIMKLPFVKVEASKYTEVGFVGRDVESMVRDLVNNSVLLVENEHKEKLKDKIEEAVIEKIAKKLLPPLPNGVSEEKKQEYANSLLKMQQRIVQGELDSREIEIEVRKKSIEIDSNVPPEILRVQENVIKFFHKEQDKVKKTLSVKEAKEALKAEISDTLLDGEAIKMEGLKRAESSGVIFIDEIDKIAVSSKEGGRQDPSKEGVQRDLLPIVEGSVVNTKYGSIKTEHILFIAAGAFHLSKPSDLIPELQGRFPLRVELENLTEEIMYMILTQTKTSIIKQYQALLKVEGVEIAFEDDAIKELAKLSYNANQKSEDIGARRLHTTIEKVLEDISFEAEDYSGQHITITKELVQSKLEDLVADENLVKYIL